One stretch of Micromonospora cremea DNA includes these proteins:
- a CDS encoding RNA polymerase sigma-70 factor yields the protein MRWRPTDSSDIGGSSSSPAYSGIEATRRTVMVGRGKDGTLVGALGIFGAVRPRLFGIAYRMLGSVAEAEDVVQEAWLRWQQTDRSQVRDPIGFLVTTTSRLALNAATSARARRELYPGPWLPEPVDTSADPTLQAERNESLELAVLLLLERLTPAERAVYVLREAFDYPYRRIGEVLGISEANARQLGRRARTHLAQERRDPVGYADHGRLLRAFLAAARSGDLPRLEELLAETATSYADGGGTVRAAQVPVVGRDNVARYILGVIRKFGRDLTLEIVESNGQAAILVSQAGTAIALVNIDASPAGIERVLIVLNPQKLTQFQR from the coding sequence ATGCGTTGGCGCCCAACGGACAGCAGCGATATCGGCGGTAGTTCGAGCTCACCTGCATATTCAGGGATAGAAGCGACGAGGCGGACGGTCATGGTGGGGCGAGGGAAAGACGGGACACTGGTCGGCGCGTTAGGCATCTTCGGCGCGGTCCGACCGCGGCTCTTCGGCATTGCCTACCGGATGCTCGGAAGTGTCGCGGAGGCGGAGGACGTCGTGCAGGAAGCCTGGCTTCGGTGGCAACAGACCGATCGCAGCCAGGTACGGGACCCGATCGGGTTCCTGGTCACGACGACTTCTCGGCTCGCTCTGAACGCCGCGACATCGGCTCGCGCCCGACGTGAGCTGTACCCCGGACCGTGGCTACCCGAGCCCGTCGACACCTCCGCCGACCCGACACTGCAGGCCGAACGCAACGAGTCACTCGAACTCGCCGTGCTGCTTCTGTTGGAACGGCTCACCCCGGCCGAGCGGGCGGTGTACGTGCTGCGCGAGGCGTTCGACTACCCGTACCGGCGGATCGGCGAGGTACTCGGCATCAGCGAGGCGAACGCGCGGCAGCTCGGCCGACGCGCCCGTACGCACTTGGCCCAAGAGCGGCGCGATCCGGTCGGCTACGCCGACCACGGCCGTCTTCTGCGTGCATTCCTCGCCGCAGCCCGCTCCGGAGACCTGCCCCGGCTCGAGGAACTGCTCGCCGAGACTGCCACCTCCTACGCCGACGGCGGCGGCACCGTCCGCGCCGCCCAGGTACCCGTCGTCGGACGCGACAACGTCGCGCGTTACATCCTGGGAGTGATTCGGAAGTTCGGCCGCGACCTTACGCTGGAGATCGTCGAATCCAATGGTCAGGCCGCGATCCTCGTGTCGCAGGCCGGAACAGCGATCGCGTTGGTCAACATCGATGCCTCACCCGCCGGAATCGAACGAGTGCTGATCGTCCTCAATCCGCAGAAACTAACCCAGTTCCAGCGGTAA
- a CDS encoding helix-turn-helix domain-containing protein, which translates to MNDTPPGLSAGRRRGGQAVAVADPVRVRRLSDQEGQQLLRITRRGTGSPIRLRRAMVVLASAGGNTVPAIARLVQADEDTIRQVVHRFNEMGMASLDPNGPYREPGGIAS; encoded by the coding sequence TTGAATGACACGCCGCCCGGCCTGTCGGCCGGGCGGCGTCGCGGCGGTCAGGCTGTGGCGGTGGCAGATCCTGTACGCGTGCGGCGGCTGAGTGATCAGGAAGGTCAGCAGCTGCTCAGAATCACCCGCCGGGGAACCGGTTCACCAATCCGACTACGTCGGGCCATGGTCGTGCTCGCGTCTGCCGGCGGGAACACGGTGCCGGCGATCGCCCGTCTCGTTCAGGCCGACGAGGACACGATCCGGCAGGTCGTCCACCGGTTCAACGAGATGGGGATGGCCAGCCTGGACCCTAATGGGCCTTACCGGGAACCGGGCGGCATTGCTTCTTGA
- a CDS encoding cupin domain-containing protein: MQTMKMGNNEVVLLGTAMPPVLPEGSHVMTGTVELPPGDPGSPPHRHSGPVFGYMLEGEMIFELEGEPERVIKAGEAFWEPGGDVIHYQAANNLPDRTTKFLAVMVCAPNQEMLVFVSPEELEQRKDRRAPRPN, translated from the coding sequence ATGCAGACGATGAAGATGGGAAACAACGAGGTCGTGCTCCTGGGCACGGCCATGCCGCCGGTGCTGCCGGAGGGCTCGCACGTGATGACCGGGACAGTCGAACTACCACCGGGTGACCCCGGCTCGCCGCCGCATCGGCACTCCGGCCCGGTCTTCGGCTACATGCTCGAGGGCGAGATGATCTTCGAGCTGGAGGGCGAGCCGGAACGGGTGATCAAGGCCGGTGAGGCGTTCTGGGAGCCCGGCGGCGACGTCATTCACTACCAGGCCGCCAACAACCTGCCGGACCGGACGACCAAGTTCCTGGCTGTCATGGTCTGCGCACCCAACCAGGAGATGCTGGTGTTTGTCAGCCCCGAGGAACTCGAACAGCGCAAGGACCGCCGGGCGCCCCGGCCGAACTGA
- a CDS encoding sigma factor, producing MVPEPRRPRRSNALPSAFCVVVAERRLLKNLAYHLLGSVEIAEHAVQETYTGWYTMPDDQQDGIGSPFSWLVSTLVRICIGLLESSPPRAGGQTADRAGRLHVAGPPPQRWGAWRGAPML from the coding sequence ATGGTTCCCGAACCCCGCCGGCCACGTCGGTCAAACGCGCTACCCAGCGCGTTCTGCGTCGTCGTCGCCGAACGACGCCTCCTCAAGAACCTCGCATATCACCTACTCGGTTCGGTCGAAATCGCCGAACACGCGGTGCAAGAGACGTACACCGGCTGGTACACGATGCCGGACGACCAACAGGATGGCATCGGCAGCCCCTTCAGCTGGCTCGTCAGCACGCTCGTGCGGATCTGTATCGGTCTGCTCGAATCGTCGCCGCCCCGAGCCGGTGGCCAGACCGCCGATCGAGCGGGTCGCCTCCATGTTGCGGGCCCTCCGCCTCAGAGGTGGGGGGCCTGGCGCGGTGCGCCGATGCTGTAA
- a CDS encoding GYD domain-containing protein, whose protein sequence is MTTYIALLSWTDQGIRGYKDTATRAEAFAAATQKLGANLLSIYWTVGPYDLVAVVEAPDDETATAALLQLGGAGNVRTTTLRAFGRGEMDRIVAKAAG, encoded by the coding sequence ATGACGACGTATATCGCGTTGCTGAGCTGGACCGATCAGGGGATCCGAGGCTACAAGGACACCGCGACGCGCGCCGAGGCCTTCGCCGCAGCGACACAGAAGCTCGGGGCGAATCTCCTGAGCATTTACTGGACCGTCGGTCCGTACGACCTCGTGGCCGTCGTCGAGGCGCCCGACGACGAAACCGCCACCGCGGCGCTCCTGCAGCTCGGCGGGGCGGGCAACGTCCGTACCACGACCCTTCGGGCCTTCGGTCGAGGGGAGATGGATCGCATCGTCGCCAAAGCCGCTGGCTAA
- a CDS encoding NAD-dependent epimerase/dehydratase family protein — MRILLAGSTGVIGRRLEPLLTDQGHEVIGLARNGPVPVDVLDRDAVAAAVRDARPDVVMHQLTSLSTGDLVANARLRRDGTRNLVDAALAVGVRRIVAQGIAWAYEPGAEPATEETPLDLGAAEPRQTSVAGVAALESAVREAPEWVVLRYGTLYGPDTWYARDGLMAQFAAAGRVPADADVSSLLHIDDAVAAAVAALEWPAGAVNVCDDEPAAASEWVPAFCAAAGVPAPAVTVGERHGWARGASNHYARKHLGWIPTYPSWREGFATL, encoded by the coding sequence ATGCGCATCCTTCTTGCCGGTTCGACCGGCGTCATCGGTCGCCGGCTCGAGCCGCTCCTGACCGACCAGGGGCACGAGGTCATCGGGCTGGCCCGCAACGGCCCGGTCCCCGTCGACGTGCTCGACCGGGACGCGGTGGCGGCCGCCGTCCGCGACGCCCGGCCCGACGTGGTGATGCACCAGCTGACCAGCCTGAGCACGGGCGACCTCGTGGCGAATGCGCGGCTGCGCCGGGACGGAACCCGCAACCTGGTCGACGCGGCGCTCGCTGTCGGGGTACGCCGGATCGTGGCACAGGGCATCGCCTGGGCGTACGAGCCGGGCGCCGAGCCCGCGACCGAGGAGACCCCGCTCGACCTCGGTGCCGCCGAGCCGCGGCAAACCAGCGTGGCCGGTGTCGCCGCGCTCGAATCCGCCGTTCGGGAGGCACCTGAGTGGGTCGTGCTGCGGTACGGCACCCTCTACGGCCCGGACACCTGGTATGCCCGCGACGGCCTGATGGCCCAGTTCGCCGCCGCCGGCAGGGTCCCCGCTGACGCGGACGTGAGTAGCTTGCTGCATATCGACGACGCCGTCGCCGCCGCGGTCGCGGCCCTGGAGTGGCCCGCCGGTGCAGTTAACGTCTGCGACGACGAGCCCGCCGCAGCCTCGGAGTGGGTGCCCGCGTTCTGCGCGGCGGCCGGTGTCCCAGCGCCAGCGGTGACTGTGGGCGAGCGGCACGGCTGGGCACGGGGCGCGAGCAACCACTACGCCCGCAAGCACCTCGGCTGGATCCCGACTTATCCCTCCTGGCGAGAGGGCTTCGCCACCCTGTGA
- a CDS encoding low temperature requirement protein A produces the protein MGDEQPGGLLRAPRERQPVALLELFFDLAFVFALTQLSRNLVEDLTWAGAYQTGVLLLAVWWVWTLTAWLTNRLDPRHLTVQVVVLGTMIASLVMAAVLTDAFDEHGIVFASVSAVLHVAVMLFLIVALPHPERRTGWRLLLWSSGTAALWFAGGVTVGTARSLLWTLAAAVDYAAFTLRFPTPRLGRVTASDWPVAAEHLAERHRQLLIIALGEMITVTGLTFTQTEFTAERIGAFAASILTSILFWRIYVYRAGELLAKAIAAASDPVRLTRPMAHAHLAMVAGIVVTAVGDELVITHPLDHSHLAWVAVLLGGPALFVLGRARLQRAVFSRVPPSLPIALLALLLLSAPLLFAPPLLTAIAVAAVLAAIVLSDASDRR, from the coding sequence ATGGGAGACGAGCAACCAGGCGGGCTGCTCAGGGCGCCCCGGGAACGCCAGCCGGTAGCGCTCCTGGAGCTGTTCTTCGACCTGGCATTCGTCTTCGCCCTCACGCAACTGTCCCGAAATCTGGTCGAGGATCTGACCTGGGCAGGGGCCTACCAGACCGGCGTGCTGCTCCTCGCGGTGTGGTGGGTCTGGACCCTGACGGCGTGGCTGACCAACCGGCTGGACCCTCGCCACCTCACAGTTCAGGTCGTCGTCCTGGGAACCATGATCGCCAGCCTCGTGATGGCAGCCGTGTTAACCGACGCCTTCGACGAGCACGGCATTGTTTTCGCGAGTGTTTCCGCCGTACTGCACGTCGCGGTGATGCTCTTCCTCATCGTCGCCCTGCCCCATCCAGAAAGGCGCACCGGATGGCGACTACTCCTCTGGTCCAGCGGCACCGCAGCACTCTGGTTCGCTGGCGGTGTCACCGTCGGCACCGCACGTTCGTTGCTGTGGACCCTCGCCGCAGCTGTCGACTACGCCGCATTCACACTCCGGTTTCCCACACCACGGCTCGGACGGGTAACCGCATCCGACTGGCCCGTCGCCGCCGAGCATCTGGCGGAACGTCACCGCCAACTCCTCATCATCGCCCTCGGCGAGATGATCACCGTCACGGGTCTCACATTCACCCAGACAGAGTTCACCGCCGAGCGAATCGGCGCCTTCGCAGCCTCGATCCTCACCAGCATCCTTTTTTGGAGGATCTACGTCTACCGCGCTGGAGAACTACTGGCCAAAGCCATCGCCGCTGCCTCCGATCCCGTGAGGCTGACCCGTCCCATGGCACACGCCCACCTGGCGATGGTGGCCGGCATCGTTGTTACCGCAGTCGGCGACGAACTCGTCATCACCCACCCGCTCGACCACAGCCACCTGGCGTGGGTCGCTGTCCTCCTCGGCGGACCCGCGCTGTTCGTACTGGGACGAGCCCGCCTACAACGCGCAGTGTTCAGTCGTGTGCCGCCAAGCTTGCCGATCGCCCTGCTCGCACTGCTCCTACTATCGGCACCGCTGCTGTTCGCCCCACCACTGCTAACCGCTATCGCCGTTGCCGCAGTCCTCGCCGCTATCGTCCTATCCGACGCGAGTGACCGACGATGA
- a CDS encoding copper resistance CopC family protein has protein sequence MASGKLCCHELGARSVQFADAAVVRGGGEHAMKRSVAARVTGESDTARVPRIRRTVGLIVTVALAAGLPLAVTPAPAFAHGATHSITPAAGAALATAPERVEVVFAAEITSDSAVTIMDRAGTDWAGGRPAVQGATLIGQVKAGMPDGRYEISWRATFTDGHPVAGTAEFTVGADAAAAAAANPFRARVTHGGVVAFYAAAGVAVLALLLAIMTLSRGVYAASTRAATRDGSTL, from the coding sequence ATGGCCAGCGGCAAGCTCTGCTGTCACGAATTGGGGGCCCGCTCGGTCCAGTTCGCAGATGCCGCGGTCGTTCGCGGCGGTGGGGAGCACGCCATGAAGAGAAGCGTTGCGGCGCGCGTGACCGGCGAGTCAGACACCGCTCGGGTGCCTCGCATTCGTCGTACCGTCGGATTGATCGTCACGGTCGCGCTTGCTGCCGGTCTCCCGCTGGCGGTCACGCCCGCTCCCGCGTTCGCCCACGGCGCGACGCATTCGATCACGCCGGCCGCCGGTGCCGCGCTCGCGACTGCCCCGGAACGGGTCGAGGTGGTGTTCGCTGCCGAGATCACGTCTGACAGCGCCGTCACGATCATGGACCGCGCGGGAACGGATTGGGCCGGCGGTCGGCCGGCTGTCCAAGGGGCGACGCTGATCGGTCAGGTGAAAGCGGGTATGCCTGACGGCAGGTACGAGATCAGTTGGCGAGCAACCTTCACCGACGGACATCCGGTAGCCGGCACGGCGGAGTTCACTGTGGGAGCGGACGCTGCGGCGGCGGCCGCAGCAAATCCGTTTCGGGCCCGGGTCACGCACGGCGGGGTCGTCGCGTTCTACGCCGCCGCAGGCGTGGCCGTACTTGCTCTCCTTCTCGCGATCATGACGCTCTCGCGCGGTGTGTACGCCGCAAGCACGCGCGCGGCCACACGTGACGGCTCCACCCTTTAG
- a CDS encoding PLP-dependent aminotransferase family protein, with amino-acid sequence MVESLDLHLEFDRGAGFPGRSLESALRESIRTGRLRAGSRLPGSRSLATDLGLARGTVVRAYAQLVAEGWLVSAPGSGTRVAAVPHDPPGSRREPQPSTVSGPVIELRPGIPDLGSFPRTVWAGSVRRALATASRSALDYTEPTGLPGLRAAVAGYLARTRGVLCDPDAVVITAGFTQGLSLLARALHRRGLRAIATENPGLPHHRMVLRAAGLTVTPLTVGAGGADPDEAAGQAALLTPAHQHPTGVVLAPQHRYRFIAWARKHDAFLIEDDYDGEFRYDQRPVGAMQALAPERIVYAGSTSKSLAPGVRLGWFVVPEPLRRDLAAAILEAGAAVSAIDQLAMADLLTHGEYDRHIRRMRLTYRRRRAELADRLAEVTTIPLEGIAAGMHALLPLASAAQERRLVQAGRRQGLHLIGLHSNGYWHDPADERQAAALVLGYAAPPSHAWKAALTGLAELVHQNSR; translated from the coding sequence GTGGTGGAGTCCCTCGACCTGCATCTGGAGTTTGATCGGGGTGCGGGTTTCCCGGGTCGTTCGCTGGAGAGCGCGTTACGGGAGAGCATTCGGACCGGCCGGCTGCGGGCCGGGTCGCGTCTGCCCGGGAGCCGGAGCCTAGCCACCGACCTGGGCCTGGCCCGGGGCACGGTCGTGCGGGCGTACGCGCAGTTGGTGGCGGAAGGGTGGCTGGTGTCGGCGCCGGGCTCCGGCACCCGGGTCGCGGCTGTGCCCCATGATCCACCCGGCTCGCGCCGGGAACCGCAGCCGTCGACGGTCTCCGGGCCGGTGATCGAGCTGCGGCCGGGGATTCCCGATCTCGGTTCGTTCCCGCGTACGGTCTGGGCCGGCAGTGTCCGCCGGGCGCTCGCGACGGCGTCGCGCAGCGCGCTGGACTACACCGAGCCGACGGGGCTGCCCGGGTTGCGGGCGGCGGTGGCCGGCTATCTCGCGCGTACCCGCGGGGTGCTCTGCGACCCCGACGCGGTGGTGATCACCGCCGGCTTCACCCAGGGGCTCTCCCTGCTGGCGCGGGCGCTACACCGGCGCGGCCTGCGTGCCATCGCCACCGAAAACCCCGGCCTGCCCCACCACCGCATGGTGCTCCGTGCCGCGGGCCTGACGGTCACCCCGCTCACCGTCGGTGCGGGCGGGGCCGACCCAGACGAGGCGGCGGGCCAGGCCGCCCTGCTCACCCCGGCGCACCAGCATCCGACGGGGGTGGTGCTCGCCCCGCAGCACCGCTACCGGTTCATCGCCTGGGCGCGGAAACACGACGCGTTCCTGATCGAGGACGACTACGACGGCGAGTTCCGCTACGACCAGCGGCCGGTGGGCGCGATGCAGGCGCTCGCGCCGGAGCGGATCGTATACGCGGGCAGCACAAGCAAGTCGCTGGCGCCGGGCGTACGCCTGGGCTGGTTCGTCGTACCCGAGCCGCTGCGCCGCGACCTGGCGGCGGCGATCCTGGAGGCCGGCGCCGCAGTCTCCGCGATCGACCAGCTCGCGATGGCCGACCTGCTCACGCACGGCGAGTACGACCGGCACATCCGCCGCATGCGCCTGACCTACCGGCGTCGCCGGGCGGAGCTGGCCGACCGCCTGGCCGAGGTGACCACTATCCCGCTGGAGGGCATAGCGGCCGGCATGCACGCGCTGCTGCCGCTGGCCTCGGCGGCGCAGGAGCGCCGGCTGGTCCAGGCCGGGCGCCGCCAGGGCCTGCACCTGATCGGCCTGCACAGCAACGGCTACTGGCACGATCCGGCGGATGAGCGGCAAGCGGCGGCCCTGGTCCTCGGGTACGCGGCGCCGCCATCGCATGCCTGGAAGGCGGCGCTGACCGGCCTTGCGGAACTGGTCCATCAGAACAGTCGCTGA
- a CDS encoding sugar phosphate isomerase/epimerase family protein yields MLAATLLPLTAAPASAAEPDTSAAEQVAADLCPWGYTTSSTVFFGRAGADSGVPNRDLGNGCTILDAVWANAPFADHGSFVSTVSGLTNTLRQDDVITPQESASIVRAAASSEIGTPQPASGTRALPDDRIGLVLYTVRATMSSAPEATLGALAACGYRNAEPSGAVNNFYGRTATALAPLVADAGLSVPSIGIGLGDLQNNLDGVIANAKAFGAKYVRISGSGSWTLADYSRVAATLNTVGATLKQAGITVAYHNHGFEFTAQNGVRGYDVLVRETDPNLVAMELDLYWAASVGVDPVELIKQYPGRFSLFHVKDMAADGSFADVGEGTIDFARIFAYSQMSGVGLYLTENDSPRPDGVSSACDSYANLRALRY; encoded by the coding sequence TTGCTCGCAGCGACACTCCTGCCGCTCACCGCGGCTCCGGCGTCGGCCGCCGAACCCGACACGTCCGCCGCGGAACAGGTCGCCGCCGACCTCTGCCCGTGGGGCTACACCACCTCGTCCACGGTCTTCTTCGGCCGTGCCGGCGCCGACTCAGGCGTACCCAACCGCGACCTCGGCAACGGGTGCACCATCCTGGACGCCGTCTGGGCGAACGCCCCGTTCGCCGACCACGGCAGCTTCGTGAGCACCGTCAGCGGCCTGACCAACACGCTCCGGCAGGACGACGTCATCACACCGCAGGAGAGCGCGAGCATCGTACGAGCGGCAGCCAGCTCCGAGATCGGCACACCGCAGCCGGCATCGGGGACCCGCGCGCTACCCGACGACCGCATCGGCCTCGTCCTCTACACGGTCCGGGCCACCATGTCGAGCGCACCCGAAGCCACCCTCGGCGCGCTCGCCGCCTGCGGCTACCGCAACGCGGAACCCTCGGGCGCGGTCAACAACTTCTACGGCAGGACGGCCACCGCGCTCGCGCCCCTGGTGGCCGACGCCGGACTGTCCGTTCCCTCCATCGGGATCGGCCTCGGCGACCTTCAGAACAACCTCGACGGCGTCATCGCCAACGCCAAGGCGTTCGGCGCGAAGTACGTTCGCATCTCCGGATCGGGCTCCTGGACCCTGGCCGACTACTCCAGGGTGGCCGCGACCCTCAACACCGTCGGCGCCACGCTCAAGCAGGCCGGCATCACCGTCGCGTACCACAACCACGGCTTCGAGTTCACCGCCCAGAACGGCGTACGCGGCTACGACGTGCTGGTCCGCGAGACCGACCCGAACCTGGTGGCGATGGAGCTCGACCTCTACTGGGCGGCCAGCGTCGGCGTCGATCCGGTGGAGCTGATCAAGCAGTACCCGGGCCGGTTCTCGCTGTTCCACGTCAAGGACATGGCCGCCGACGGCTCCTTCGCCGACGTGGGCGAGGGCACCATCGACTTCGCCCGCATCTTCGCCTACAGCCAGATGAGCGGAGTCGGCCTCTACCTGACCGAGAACGACAGCCCCCGCCCGGACGGCGTCTCGTCCGCCTGCGACAGCTACGCAAACCTCCGCGCCCTGCGCTACTGA
- a CDS encoding lipocalin-like domain-containing protein — protein sequence MPDHLKLAALSDDYARFGLECDVVREWEDGARTDDHPGSYEWWYFDAHLDDGAKVVVVFMNKDLGAASSPLSPQLRVNLELPDGTMSHNTIAIPAAEWSAASGRTDVRMGPGNRFQGENLREYRIQATAGRLRVDFTLTSEAPAWRPATGHMLFGAKRGLEFNWLPSVPHGAVRGSYTIDGVRHETTGVGYHDHNWGNVGLQKIVNDWYWGRGQAGPYTVIASFITSAEKYGFAEIPIFMLARDGRIIGDDPEKMTFERQAVYTDAKTGKPVAGIVQYTYVDDDDTYVVTFDRKRDLVRNPLTKDLPWLKRTAARLIRFDGAYLRFAGLLTIEHHKGGRVVEEFAEDAIWELMYFGHARVTCADPSSN from the coding sequence ATGCCGGATCATCTCAAACTGGCCGCGCTGAGCGACGACTACGCACGCTTCGGGCTGGAGTGCGATGTCGTACGCGAATGGGAGGACGGCGCCCGCACCGACGATCACCCCGGGTCGTACGAGTGGTGGTACTTCGACGCCCACCTCGACGACGGCGCGAAGGTGGTCGTGGTGTTCATGAACAAGGACCTCGGCGCGGCGAGTAGCCCGCTGTCGCCGCAGCTCCGGGTCAACCTGGAACTGCCCGACGGCACGATGTCCCACAACACGATCGCGATCCCCGCGGCCGAGTGGTCGGCGGCGAGCGGGCGTACGGACGTCCGGATGGGGCCGGGCAACCGCTTCCAGGGCGAGAACCTGCGCGAGTACCGGATCCAGGCGACCGCCGGCAGGCTGCGGGTCGACTTCACGCTGACGTCCGAGGCTCCGGCTTGGCGTCCGGCCACCGGGCACATGCTGTTCGGCGCGAAGCGCGGACTTGAGTTCAACTGGCTGCCCTCGGTGCCGCACGGAGCCGTGCGGGGCTCGTACACGATCGACGGGGTGCGGCACGAGACGACCGGCGTCGGCTACCACGACCACAACTGGGGCAACGTCGGGCTGCAGAAAATCGTCAATGACTGGTACTGGGGGCGGGGGCAGGCCGGGCCGTACACGGTCATCGCGTCGTTCATCACGAGCGCCGAGAAGTACGGCTTCGCCGAGATCCCCATCTTCATGCTGGCCCGCGACGGCCGGATCATCGGCGACGACCCGGAGAAGATGACGTTCGAACGCCAGGCGGTCTACACCGACGCGAAGACCGGCAAGCCGGTGGCGGGAATCGTCCAGTACACCTACGTGGACGACGACGACACGTACGTGGTGACCTTCGACCGCAAGCGCGACCTGGTCCGCAACCCGCTCACCAAGGACCTGCCCTGGCTGAAGCGGACCGCGGCCCGGCTGATCCGGTTCGACGGCGCCTACCTGCGCTTCGCCGGCCTGCTAACGATTGAGCACCACAAGGGCGGACGCGTGGTCGAGGAGTTCGCCGAGGACGCGATCTGGGAGCTCATGTACTTCGGGCACGCCCGCGTCACTTGCGCGGATCCGTCAAGTAATTGA